The DNA segment AccattgaagattcatggttagagtaaacctggaAATCCATAAAGCAAGTAcaagttgatcaagtgatcgttaagggaaagcaatGATTttgcctctgctcaaaaccaagactCATTCAATCAAGGTAACCTTCCCAAATCTCCTGCAgtctttaatttaaaaaaatagtcaaaatacattaatcatgtcatcatcctttataagaaatggaagattaataataaaaaactggtttgaaatagaagatgatcatgaatatgatacatttcatgaatatcgtttgaatacttctgatttaaccatattttaatcaatttatcaactaaaatttgtaataataacctatgaatggaaccaaattaatcggaaaacatttatctgttataaatgaatcagatctgtaaaacaTGAATGAAAAATTCATAGATATGTAAAACATCATAGAACATGAATgagaaattcataagaattccgcaacctggtatcagagcggttaaataaagcagattattaatgccttgattaactttagatattgagattaaaaatttatttaataaaataatcttactaaaagatttacgtcaaatagatcaattatggaataaaataaaagatctccaaaccttttatttcaaaaatcataaaaaagaacatttttcaagcaactggaaaatgataattcaaatttctgaaaacgatgaaattgaagacataacaatatgttatgaataagaacaaactttgttatcgaaatccgatcaacaaaaacaaaagaataaaagtaacaatttttactaaatggaaaatgtatgaaaatacaaaaatgaatatctttaatttatattctcaaaatataaattttgatatagaaaattgtgaaaacaatttgaaacatcttaaaaattttcaatcttcaattgatagtttcgaagattttcagaatttattagaacagatagattcaacaaaaaggcttttaatagccttaagaaaattaagaagttctatcatctgttaaaatgatagaagtaacaattccaaatcaaaatagtcagattgatgaatctgaagagaACCAAGAGTATactttgaatattatatttaatcagaATAAGTTTGCTGAGATACAGAAAACAggattttctaattcaaaaacaaatctaatagaccaaccaggaatattaagcaagattttaaattttattaatccccaaaaaaaatttaatttattattcgattcgtacaaaagaacgatcttgtaaaataaataacgaatcaaggtctaatactctgaagttattaacaactcaagatattgataccatcatggcaaaatccaatgaaaaagaacgatctgcactgaaatatgttcacattggaggaatcgaaataatagtatcagctcactaccgagaaggaatagatacaccaattgaaatcacagttcttgacaaaagaatacgtaattttgaggattctatccttggaaaaattaaaggaaacttatgttacaaaaagatgaaattttgtatttatccacaatacaatatatctctttttgataaaaacataaatgacgttttaacattagattattacttttatagaaataatcttatgttaacagaaaaccatccgatcaatataaactatgttgtcggtttagcaataagtaataattctcaaacaggaataatttcaacaaaaccaactatttttgttgaaagaatgtttgaaaatattacaagaattgaacgcCCTTGAAAAgtatttattgaagaaataaatccctataaaagatggagttcagatgaccttcaaatcacaaaacagtctgtaccaagaagatcattatcatttgctagagatgatgaagatattcttgaaaagattggaaccatgaatcaaaatattcttaaaattaaacaagctattgttaatgaatcaacctcatcgcaatgacgtccttaataaaattagaaaaagatctaggagatttaaaaaataatatcaataagatcaatctatcaatacaagaattagagaagaatttcaaagaatatattgatttagcaacgattagattaataattgaacaggaaagacatagtaataaaatattaaactatcttaaagaagttcttccaatagataaagaaaaaagaaaaatggaagaagaaccaccattcaaaattgaatcatggtatagaaatccccttagttatgacaaacataagtatggagatgtttagtgaaacagactcatctgattttgaacaaataggagtaaatacagaagaattatatcattcacatcaggaatcagaacaatacagagatatgaatatttcagaatcagaatctgaagatgattctagaccacgattaaatctacaaacgaatgtagaaggtagtggtggaagagatgatgaagaatttaaatataacagagaccaatactctggatcttataaagatgctagagatattcttagagaatcaaaaacatcaggatttgtgaaacagaatatcttagatttaggttgttcaacaaccaaagaaagaaaatcaaagatagatcattgggcaaatgaactatcagtacaaattcaattaacaccattattagacaaaagtgagaatattcaagttttaactcatgtgatgataaaaatgacactggtaggagcagtaagaacttgggctgaaaacctagtaattactaatctaccacaaggaatgacaggacatcgatatttcgaactatttgttgatgccttgtaccaagaatttttaggagtttctaataatgacgctaatttagtagccaaaaatatagaacaaaatagagcaatttttattctggataatataaaattatgtaatctatgttatctagaagaatttatatgtgattatgaaacaaactattatcagttaatagatgctgataaaaaagagcattataaattaagtatttttaataaaatacctaatataccaataaatagtaaagatgaattcttaactagtgcTTATGCCAAAACACTTGGAGaagctattaaatttattaaagacgttataacaaagaaatgtcatgaagtaacattaaataaaagaatatccaaatcttacaaacaaaacaataaactttgttgtgacaaaatggaattcacagtaaaagaatacggttgtaaaacaaacatgtcacacaaacatttaaaacgacaaaaacataataaattaaataaaccttataaatcttttaatagaaaatttattccctataaaaaaaagaaatttaaaaggaatttcttcagaaaaccttataaaagaaaattttataaaaagtttgataataaaaaaccaccttgcccaaaagGTAAAGGAAAGAACTGCACATAttggttgtgcaatgaagaatgtcattatgcaaatgaatgtccaaaacgaaacgaaaagaaaaataaagttaaacttcttgaagaaatatatactattggattctatctagtagaaacaattgaattttcatccgacgatgaaaatatttattatcttgatgaatcaagtgaatcagattttgaatccgattccacatttgataattcaagaaataataatgattaaaataaagacaagaGCATTTTCGAAAAGACAAatatagggagtaaattgaaacttatgtttgatttaggaagttatctacaagttgcccAAAAATCATTATATATTTCTTTCTTTCTACGACAAATCATTATATATTTCTGTTATAATTTACATGcaaaactaattattttttacGTCCATAATAATTTAATGTCTAAAATTTTTAAGATTATTATACATCATCCACGCACATGCGCaccacatataaatcaaataaattcgcCATACCCCATAACAGAAGTTAAAGTTTAAAAACATCAAACTTGCTCTGACCTCCTAAATCCTTGACCAAAATCGTTTATAAGTCACCATGAGGATACTTGGTAGCATAGGTGAGCATTTGTGTAGTACAAATACAATTCACCTAGTTAATTTCACATGGTTTGTAATGTAATATATAGCTCACAAGTTTAACCAATGTGTGTTAAATTAACATGGTTTGCAAGTTACTACAGCTCAAAGATTTACCCCATGTACATGAAAAAGTAGCGACCACATATTCAAcgtcaaaaaacaaaaataacaaacaaaTTTGCAACTCCAAATTTATACAAAAATATACAAAAGCGAAGcatatttttttacaaaatatgtAGTACATATTTCATTTCCACGCATATTGACAAGAGCAAGAGGCAAAAAAGCCACAAAGAATAATTCAATCAAATGAATGTGACCATGTCTACTAGTACTTCGCTATCTTTCAACACAACCAATTTTTACAGGAATTACCAATCAACCAAATGACtctacttaaaaaaaatttgaatccaTCAACATCTGAAAAAACATCAGCTTCCCTCCATGAGCCCGACAATCCCCTTGGAAAGACCTCCTCGATCAAAATGAGATTAAAATGAAGCCAAAACTATACAAATGGTCGACTTTAGAAGAATTTACCTTCTGGTTCTCAATGCAAAAGTACCTGATAGAGCATGCAAACATTGACAGTTAAACCGGTATAACGTCAATATTTGAGGCATCCTCACATCTCAAAACAATGCCTTCAAGACTGGCTGGAAGAATGCATTTACTCCACTGGCAACCAGTTGAAAATGGTTCAGCTGGAGGAACGATCATCAAAACATTTTCATTCCGTTGCACGACTCCCATGACGCTGATAGTGCTACCTTCTTTGATGTATCTGTTATATACGTTTATAAGAATAAGAGAACGAGTTTAGATTAGGGATCGATAGTTGAAGCTGACTTTTCTATCCTCCAACAATCTATGGGCCATTGGATAGTGTAGATACTGTGTAGATCCCACTTCATTCAATCCAACATGGGTAAATGGATGCAGAGTTTATACTTCCACATGGTGTTATATCATGGATAATGGTAGAGGCAGAAGTTTCACAAAGAGAACTTAAGCTCAAAATAATTCCGGGcatatacaaatataattaatcGTATAGGAAAAAATTTGGGGGCTGAGCCTCTATCAGGTGCTTTCCTGCAGCGTCACTGAACAGTCACATTTTTCATCACAGGCACTTAAAGATAATGTGAAGCACACTACGGATTTCACCTCTTCATTCTTAAAGAGATTGTAAAGTGTCACTTCTGAATCACGTCTACAAGAATTATATAATTACATTAAAGGTAAGAAGAAAAGACTTTAAAATCTTACCCTTCTTTCAGCTGCATTACACGGTCATCACTGGAGAGGTTTCTTGCTCCCAACCATCTGAGAAATTCAGGAGACTTATCCCCATTTTTCGATGGATTGATGTCGACTACAACAGATTCATCTACATATGGAGTCACTTTTGCACCATACCCAGTCTTAATAAGCGCCCTCAATCCAGATTGGAAGTCAGATATGTAGAAATCGACTACGTGCCTCTGAAGTCAGTTAAAAACTTATCAGTCAATCTGTACCTTAGGTAGCTTTAAAGAGTTGCATCGGCAACTAATTTGGGATCACAGCTTTGTTTTATTAATGATACATCAGCAAGCATTTGAAAACCAAGACATTACACAATACACAAATAATTTGCTTTGTATTCTGAACAAAGCTCAAAACCCACCCCAGGACATTTTAGAGTAGGCACAACAAGCCATAATTACCTCAACTAAAGTAGCTGAAACCAGATAAATTGATTAGATGGAAGGCTGCAGCTAATAAATGAAAAATCCCAGAAAGTTTGAGAGAGAGATTTATTGAATCAAACATTATGTAAGAGGGTGGCGACAACATCGACAACTCAATAATTGAAGGGCAGTGTTGCTCAACATGTGGCTTAATACGACATGTTTCTTACGGAGGCATTTCTATTTTCACCTAAAAGAAAATTTAGGCACAGTGATGAACTAAAAGTCCTTTCTTACCTCTAATGATCGAAGGCCCCAGGTAAAGCGGCGATGCATGGGGTTGGCAGCTTTTGAGTCCCATCCCCGGTACTCGTATAAACTTGTTGAAGTATAAACACATCTGGGAACTTTTTGGAATGATGATTCAAGAGGAATATTACCGCAGGTGACAACCTTCAAATTTTAGCACTTTGCTAGTTAGGACAGTGTTGCAAGTGCGGGTTCGAAATCAACAAACACAAGAAATATCACATACCCCAGAAACCTTGACAAATTGGCCATTTTTTGCTGTTCTTAGTTCTGCATGTGGATAACTAGCTATATAACTGGTAACAGCTCTTCTTCCCCAACATGTGTTCCAGGTAAATATGGTGGCCACTGCTGCAAAAAGAATAACCACCACAGCAAGAAGGATGGGATTGCGAACTGCTCCAAGGATGAAACCTCCGGCAATAAATCCCATCACAAAGAGAAGAATGATGGACCAGAGAATTGGCTTCGGAAAGCTGTTGTGGAAGGAATATTCATCATCCTGGTTAAGGTGGGTAACAGCCTGGTTATTTAAAACAGAAGCATAATGCAACTTCATAGAGCCTGTAGATTCCAAAGGACCGGATGACTTCCTAGGAGCCCCAGCTGAATTCAGGGGGCCTGATGTAATAGTTCCAGATGTGATGAGGCCTGTGGTTGGGAGAACTGGAGTGAGAGGACCTGAATTTTGACGAGAAACGGCTGTTCCAACACCCTGTGGACCAGATGATTTTTTTAATGGTTCCCCATGTTTATTAAGTGGTCCAGAATTTGTCTTCTTCAACGAGGCAGACCCAGGAACCCCTCCGGAAGAAGAGACGGATACACGATTTGCAGAATTTAAATGGCCAGAGTTAGAAGTAGCACCACCAAATGAACCAGACCTTGTAGGAGCATTATTTATAGGACCAGATTTTCGGGATCTAGAGCCATCCATAGGGATGTCAAACATTTTTCCAAGTTCTCCAGACCTTTTGATATCACCTCCAGTGTAAGGCATGGCAATCGAGCTGACTGAGGGAGTCTTTTCTTTTGGCTGCTCGGGCCGGCCTGACACATAGAGGCCATTGCTCAACTGGTGTGAAGGAAATCGGGAGCCCATGAAATGACTTAGTGAGCCACAGAAACCAGAGGACCAAATTTGTGGCAGTCACTAATTTTGGAAAATCAACGAAAAAGATCTTGAAAGATTAACATAGCAAATCCACCTCCAGCATGATATTAAACCTAAAATACAGCATGACAAGTGTCAATAAAAGCACACCACTCTCCCAGAATTGAAATATTAACACCTCTTAGGAAACAATGCAGGAGGTtgtgatttcaaaaataaaataaccctaGTACATACACAACTTTTTCCAGGTATCATGAAGGAGTATCATCACTAAAGACTATACACTCAACTTGGCATTTCTCACAGAACTCAGAAGAAACTAACAAGTCTCGTAAAGCATAATTCAGTATTCACGATGGTCTCAGCAATGCACATAAATAAAATTCCGAAAGAGATTGCTGGGTCGTAGTTAAAAGCATAAAATTAAAGCTGATTCCAGTAAAATTATTAGCACTTGGCAGAAACTCATCAATAACAAATTCCACAACAAAACAAAAGAAACCCATATCCTTATTATCCACCTATACAGGTTATTTGGCTCATGATCTATTAAGTATAATTCATCAGCCCAAAAATCTACAATAGATATCCCAGATCTGGGAATAAGTTAGCGGATGGACATACAGTAAACAAAATCCAATAGAACATACTTATTTCGTAAAGAAACCTGCACTTAAATTACCAGCAAAAGAATCAGACTTCACCAGACTTGATATCCAACATCAATCAACTTTCCCATTGCGAGCGAGCATGGAACACAAACACAAgatccaagaagaataactggAAGCAAAATTACCAAATAACTCGTGTACAGAGACGTGGCGGATCAAAATCAACGAAGACATTTATAAATTTAGGCCAAAAAAAGGTAGGAAAGATCCATTTTCGGGTAAGTAGAATCCCAAGAATCACGAAACTAAAAGCCACAAGCTACCGTCttgaaatcaaaatcaaaaaccCATGAAAATCACAAACCATTGTACAAACCAGGcctttgaagaaaaaaaaacccaTTCACCCATTTTGATCAAAGAACCCATAAAGAACACATAAAGGTAGCTCCAAAAACGGAGAATAACGAGCGCATTGAACGTAGAAAAGAGAGTAGAATACCTTGAGAAGCACGGAGACATGGAGGATTAGAGCTTGGGGAAGTTGGTGTAGATGTGATAAGATAAATTAGCGAGATATCCGGCACTCTGGGAGAAAAGTGTGAAACTGAAAGCACACTTCACCTTCTTGCATATGTTGTTCTATTTTATCAGCTTCTGCTGGCATTTATGACCTTTTGTTTTACCTTTTGTATTACTTGGAATATACATTTTCGATATTTTCATTACAAACCCAAAGCTCTAGAATATCTAAttgtctttttaaaaaaaaaaaaaaatgttcacAATTTTATAAGCATATCTTTggatatattttgtttttatttatccgAAACATACCAATCTTATTAGAATAATGCTACAGGTACAATCAATACatcgtacaacgatatttacaacaattatatcgtgatattttgttattatttcgtgagattttgatatgatatcgtgagattttccatttaatgtatcgtgagatttgataaattaaaattttatttttgaattttttatggtgtaaaaattattgtacaaatttggttgtacatgtagcattactcATCTTATTATTTATTAAGATAGATTGCATCCATGGGTTAAAAAAAAGATGACAtcttaaaaatcaattttagatTATGAGTATAGCTCATTTGACAGGAATATATTAAATGTGTGACGAGATTTCGAGTTCGAGAatcaatagaaataaaaatatccTTCCTACTCCtcagtatgtatatatatataattattctttcaaaaaaaaagtatatatatataattatatattttaaattaaatatagatTTTAGAATACACCTTAAAGTTGAGGTGAGGAGACTCGTAACTCatattttttatatgaaaaaatttCCATTAATTCAGAAATATCTAAAGGGGTAAGTTTGAAAATCATTATCTATGTAGCATGTgctaattaaaaattaatattctaTGAGAAATGGTTTTGTACATTTTTACGCACAAAgtgtttgcatgattggttGCCTTGATTGTGTTATAATAACTTGCTTGACAGCTCTTGAAGAGAAGATATGttacttttttttaatgtttaatAATTGTTGACCATTTTAGGGTattgttatttatattttaaggcATCACTTGGTATGCATGATGATAACAACTGATTATTCATATTTGTTTTCTTTAATGCttgattcaaattttattttaaaaaaaatcaatatcatatatcattatttttttccaGATATGTTGATTTATATCTTTATGTCCTATATTTTTCATCATTTATACTCGAACTAAGCGATGAGTAAATAAAACCTCGTCTCCCCTTTCCATCATAGTCAGATTACCTTATTTAACCATACAGCtccataaaattattaaagtccaattattagttagaaaatttttGGATCCGGCCCACTTTGACGGGTATGAAATTCGGAATCGAGATTTCACCTTCCCCTCCTCGagggataaattttttttataaaatacatTATAAGAATCTTGATTAATGAACGTggcttgattttttattttattttattttg comes from the Henckelia pumila isolate YLH828 chromosome 1, ASM3356847v2, whole genome shotgun sequence genome and includes:
- the LOC140892175 gene encoding uncharacterized membrane protein At1g16860-like, with amino-acid sequence MGSRFPSHQLSNGLYVSGRPEQPKEKTPSVSSIAMPYTGGDIKRSGELGKMFDIPMDGSRSRKSGPINNAPTRSGSFGGATSNSGHLNSANRVSVSSSGGVPGSASLKKTNSGPLNKHGEPLKKSSGPQGVGTAVSRQNSGPLTPVLPTTGLITSGTITSGPLNSAGAPRKSSGPLESTGSMKLHYASVLNNQAVTHLNQDDEYSFHNSFPKPILWSIILLFVMGFIAGGFILGAVRNPILLAVVVILFAAVATIFTWNTCWGRRAVTSYIASYPHAELRTAKNGQFVKVSGVVTCGNIPLESSFQKVPRCVYTSTSLYEYRGWDSKAANPMHRRFTWGLRSLERHVVDFYISDFQSGLRALIKTGYGAKVTPYVDESVVVDINPSKNGDKSPEFLRWLGARNLSSDDRVMQLKEGYIKEGSTISVMGVVQRNENVLMIVPPAEPFSTGCQWSKCILPASLEGIVLRCEDASNIDVIPV